In Gemmatimonadota bacterium, the following proteins share a genomic window:
- a CDS encoding replication-associated recombination protein A: MTDLFSDQAEKQLQREAPLASRMRPDSLAGFLGQQGLVGRGRLLNESIERDTPFSMILWGPPGSGKTTLAFIIARSTDSHFVALSAVSAGVKDLHKATAEARDRLGMHGKRTILFIDEIHRFNKLQQDAVLPTVENGTLTLIGATTENPSFEVNNALLSRCRVLRLEPLSEEDLQRIVRNALEDETHGLGGRNIELDDEAAAHLASVAGGDARIALNTLEVAAMTTPRGDGNRIRLTVKEIDEALQHRSPQYDKGGDWHFDAISALHKSVRDSDPDGALYWLARMLIAGDDPLYIARRIIRMSVEDIGLADPFALTLSTSAQQAVHFVGQPEGDLMLAHAVVYLATAPKSNAVYAAFSKARQDAEQTSDEPVPMHLRNAPTRLMKEMGHGKGYKYAHDYDGASVDQEHLPESIKGHRYYEPTDRGREEKIRVWMEKMRKIRDGG; encoded by the coding sequence ATGACCGATCTCTTTTCCGACCAGGCCGAAAAGCAACTGCAGCGGGAAGCGCCGCTGGCCTCCCGCATGCGGCCGGATTCTCTGGCGGGTTTCCTGGGCCAGCAGGGGCTGGTCGGCCGGGGACGCCTCCTGAACGAGTCCATCGAGCGGGACACGCCCTTCTCGATGATCCTGTGGGGACCGCCGGGATCGGGCAAGACCACCCTCGCCTTCATCATCGCCCGCTCCACGGATTCGCATTTCGTGGCGTTGAGCGCCGTGAGCGCCGGCGTGAAGGACCTCCACAAGGCGACCGCCGAGGCCCGTGACCGGCTGGGCATGCACGGCAAGCGGACCATCCTGTTCATCGACGAGATCCATCGCTTCAACAAGCTGCAGCAGGACGCCGTGCTGCCGACCGTGGAGAACGGCACGCTGACCCTCATCGGCGCGACCACGGAGAACCCGTCCTTCGAGGTCAACAACGCCCTGCTTTCCCGCTGCCGCGTACTCCGCCTGGAGCCCCTTTCGGAGGAGGACCTGCAGCGGATCGTCCGTAATGCGCTGGAGGACGAAACACACGGACTGGGCGGACGGAACATCGAGTTGGACGACGAGGCGGCCGCGCACCTGGCTTCCGTGGCCGGCGGCGACGCCAGGATCGCCCTGAATACCCTCGAAGTGGCGGCCATGACCACGCCGCGCGGCGACGGGAACCGGATCCGGCTGACCGTGAAGGAGATCGACGAAGCCCTGCAGCACCGGTCGCCGCAGTACGACAAGGGCGGGGACTGGCATTTCGACGCCATTTCGGCCCTGCACAAGAGCGTGCGGGACTCCGATCCGGACGGCGCCCTCTACTGGCTGGCCCGGATGCTCATCGCCGGAGACGATCCGCTCTACATCGCGCGGCGGATCATCCGCATGTCCGTGGAGGACATCGGACTGGCCGACCCCTTCGCCCTGACCCTTTCCACCTCGGCCCAGCAGGCCGTCCATTTCGTGGGCCAGCCCGAAGGCGACCTGATGCTCGCCCACGCGGTGGTTTACCTGGCCACCGCGCCGAAGAGCAACGCGGTCTACGCGGCCTTCTCGAAGGCGCGGCAGGACGCGGAGCAGACGAGCGACGAGCCCGTGCCCATGCATCTGCGCAACGCGCCTACACGGCTGATGAAGGAGATGGGCCACGGCAAGGGATACAAGTACGCCCACGACTACGACGGGGCGTCCGTGGACCAGGAGCATCTGCCCGAATCCATCAAAGGGCACCGCTACTACGAACCCACCGACCGGGGGCGCGAAGAGAAGATCCGCGTATGGATGGAGAAGATGCGGAAGATCAGGGACGGGGGCTGA